attttattattaatattcatCACCATTTCAGTCTCCATTAGCATTGGAtgactcatcttcttcttctcctctctctctctctctatatatatatatatatgtatatgtatatgtataccTGTGACTGTGTATTGATTGAGATAACAAGAAACATTTGATATGCATGGTGAGAAGAAGTAATTTAACATAGAGAAATTAATAGCTAAAAGTAGAAAAAAAGGAATGAATAGTGTTACTGCTTCTGAAGAGGATTTCTCTGAGTTTGTAGAGGTTGATCCTACTGGAAGATATGGAAGAGTAAGTTCCTGTTCTCATTTCCTctcatttattttcatttttcgtTTAGAATTTAGAATTTTGTTATTTGGGTAcgtttagagtttagtttttgaCTCCAAGTTTGCTGCTTTTTCTGCAGTACAATGAAGTTCTTGGCAAAGGAGCTTCAAAAACAGTGTATGGTTTCAATACCCTTTTCATATTACtgcacaactttgaatttttaTGTGGTTTAATCAAAACCCTTTTCAGATTAATGCCCAACTTGAGTTTTTATGTGGTTTAATCTGAAAGCCTTCTAAATGTATttcccaaatttaaatttttatgtgGTTAAACTCAAAACCCTTTTCAAATTAATGCCCAGGTTTGAATTTTTATGCAGAAATATGTTTTTCTGTTCATGTTTATGTGTTGGTTTTTGCAGTTATAGGGCCTTTGATGAGTATGAAGGGATTGAAGTGGCATGGAATCAAGTAAAGCTTTATGATTTTCAGAGAAACCCTGAGGATCTTGAGAGGCTATACTGCGAAATTCATCTGCTCAAAACCTTGAAACACAGCAATATCATGAAATTTTACTCTTCCTGGGTTGATACTGCCAATAGAAACATTAACTTTGTTACTGAGATGTTTACTTCTGGTACTCTCAGACAGTAAGTCTCAATTTTAGCCTTTTTTTTGGTCTGAGTCTATAAATTTTTTGTTGATTATTCAATGTGGGTAATTtttttggattgtttttgtgtgtAGGTATAGGTTAAAACACAAGAGAGTTAACATAAGAGCAGTGAAGCATTGGTGTAAGCAGATTTTGAAAGGGCTTCTCTATCTTCACAGCCATGACCCTCCTGTGATTCACAGAGATCTTAAGTGTGACAACATTTTCATCAATGGGAACCAAGGTGAGGTCAAGATTGGTGATCTTGGCCTCGCTGCTGTCCTCCGTAAATCCCACGCTGATCGTTGTGTTGGTAAGTTATTTCTATTTGGCTTAAAGTCTTTTCAGTGACTAGAATATATAGAATTGCTTGACAATTTGAGGTGGTTGGGAGTTTTTACACTTTCAGATcaactcatctttgttttgtttctctctttttctttgctttctttCCGCTTGCTCAGGAACACCGGAGTTCATGGCTCCAGAGGTTTACGAAGAGGAATACAATGAGTTAGTTGACATTTATTCTCTTGGGATGTGCATCTTGGAGATGGTTACCTTTGAATATCCATACAGTGAATGCACTCATCCTGCTCAAATCTATAAGAAAGTTATCACTGTAGGAACTCAAAACTCTCAAGTTACTTTTCCAGattggtttttgtttctttcaagtgatttatgtatttaatTTTCGATATAGGGGAAAAAACCAGAAGCCCTATTCAAAGTAAAGGATCCTGAGGTGCGGCGTTTTGTTGAGAAATGCTTAGTGACCGTGTCTCGTAGGCTTTCTGCTAGGGAGCTTTTGAGAGACCCTTTTCTCCAGGTTGATGAGTACGGATACGATTTAAGGCCAATAGAGTATCAAGGGGATATGTATGTAATAGGGCCTCTCTTAAGGCAACCTCACTCTGCACTTCACCAAAGTAACAGCTCTTTCAGCAACGGGTATGGAAATTATCTTGGTTACGAAACTGAAAATGATTTGGACTACAATCCGGTTGATTACAGATTGAGCGAAATTGATCTCTTAGCTTGTCAAGAGGACGAGCATTTGGGAGATGTTGACCTCACAATCAAAGGGAGGCGGAGAGAAGACGATGGCATCTTTTTAAGGCTCAGAATTGCAGATAATGAAGGTGAAAGTTTCAGTCTAACTTCTCAAGTATTCTAAATATCATCTCTGTGGTTTGctgtaaattttgaaatgaaacTAAAGGTTCCTTTTCTCTGCAGGCCGCATCCGAAACATCTACTTCCCTTTTGATACTGAGAATGACACGGCATTCAGTGTTGCTAGAGAGATGGTTTCTGAGCTTGATATCACATACCAAGATGTCACAAAAATAGCAGAGATGATTGATGGTGAAATTGCTAGCTTGGTACCGGAATGGATTGGGGGACGTGGCATGGAAGAAATTCCCCATTGCAGTAATGCAAGTTTTTGCCAAAATTGTGCTTCATATGGTTCCATTTTGGATTATGCATCATCAGATATTCCAGGCGTCAATCACCTCCAAGTTCTTCAGTGCTCAAAACACGCATCAGCTGCTGTCCATGGACGTTTCGAAGAAATCACCTACCAAGTTGAAGGCTCAGAGCAAAGTCTTACAGAAGGTGCACCTAGAACATCAAACCATTCTGATGGCTTGCACTATGCCGATATCTGGGCTCAAAGAGAAGGACCGGAATTAAGCTCACAAGGTTCAGGAGATTCGAGAGACATCCAATGCGATGAAAATCATGAAACATTGGATGCAACAAACtttggaaaggaagagagaatcATAGCCATGGACAATCAGAGCAGTTCGAAATCAAGAAATTCTATCTCAGAGAAACTTTCAGCCACTAATGATCCGTTAGATGATTATGAGAATGAGCTTCGTCAAGAACTAAGATGGCTCAAAGCAACGTATCAAATGCAGTTGAGGGAGATTAGGGATCAACAGCTTGGAGCTAAACCGAAAGCTTCAAGCCTAAGTCCAAATTCAGACCACTCAGAGCACAGGGAAACAAATGGAGCTTCAATGTCCTTGGCATCGCCCCAGCGGaccaaggaaaacaaaaaacctTCCTTGAAACCGTTTTGCTCTGCGAAGCATTTTACATATTTTCCAGTGGATGCCGAAAAGAAACATTTAGCAAACCCTGGTGCTCAAAATCATGAGGCATTTGATGGGGCTTATAGTCCTGAACAAATCGTCACTGCAAAGAGTTTCTACGCTAGTGCATTGCTTCCGCACTCTCTTCACCGTGCAACTTCTCTACCGGTTGATGCTATAGACGTTTAAGCCCTGCCAACTTCTCTAATTCTGTCACCAGGTTCACACCACAACCTCAAATAATACCAGCAGCTGTCTCTTTTCACCGATATGAAAAAACGCATTGTGATTGATATTATTTGTACAAGCAGAGACGTAATTTACAGCTTGTAGGTTTTGTTCTCAGATGGAAACAATTctcagataaaaaaaaaagttgaatttatgtACGTTACTCTCTAACATGAAAGTAACAAAGCTAGATTCCATGAATTTCTGTCTCATGTCTCTCAGAAGGAAGGAGATAAGAGTTAAAGGAGGAGGATTCTGTGATTTATGATGACTGCAGATGGCAGTGCATCAGTGATGGTGTGTTATAATGACTTGCCAGCCAAAATTATTCTTTCCATGATGTATTTGCATATGTGATGGGAGTAAACTACTTGATACATTTCTTTCTGGTCCATAGAATGCCTTTAAAATGAATATGCCTCGTAACATGCAAGTTCTTCTCGTCAACAAGGCAAGCTTCCTAATAATTATTCCTAATACTTACTACAAGTACCCACAAGAGCTTAAGCTGTTTGGGCAGGTGTCAACAATGTATATAGATCACAAGTGCTTGAACCGTCTGAGAATGTGCCAACAACGTATACAGATCACACAAGCTTAAAACTTCAGGGAATGGTCCGGCAATGTAAATAGTTTACGTAGCACCTTGACAAATTGTAATCTGCTTCTCACTCATTATGATGGTATTGGATTACAAAAGCTTAAGCCGCTTGAGAATGAGTTAGCAATGTATATATAACTTAGAATACTAGGTCAGTGTACCAACAGGCAACAACTACAATTTGGTGTGTTATTAATGATCTACTTCCTTTTACTCAACCCAacctcccttttctttttcttctttacaTAAGGTAAAAGCTCCTTAAACAATACCACTTTAAGCGGCTTTGGGGGAATTGGATCCTATCCGGATCTAAATTGTGGGGATCCTATGGAACATCTTAGCCATTTATCGTGTATCGtacggttagaaatcatttgatttttttttatctaaaattaaacacaaatagtacctgacgaaaattagttgcacaatatacgatgaacggctaagatgtgaggatccctaggatccccaaaAAGTGGATCGCTTTGGGATGGTTGGTGGTTTTACAGTACAAAAGTAGAATGGTCCAGCTAAAAGTCTACTATAGCTCGATTGGTGTACATACCATGAACGTCATTGCAGCGACACGTGAATTTTGGCCTCACCAAGTTGTCAACTTCTACTATGATAATTGAGAACGAGGATTTCCTCCAAATCGAGTATCACTACACCAAATGATTATTGGTTGTTAAGTATATTCAAGGACTATTTCAAAGTTATGTTGAGGTTGACAAGTGAAAGCTATTGCCCATGTTGGCCATTTTCTACTATCCCTATCCTTAAAGTTGCGCCACATTACATTAATGTACTTTGTGAGGATATGTCACTGGGGCAAGGTGTTCGACAAAATACCTATTGGGCTGGAATTATTTTAGAGAATAGAtattagggagttttaacgaaaaacccgcggtactgttcactttaatgaaaaaccacatttttacgtTAAAAAGTCTaacctagtactattcactttaccctttattttgtccttatcgttaaaacttaaagttttcaaaccattttcattagttttccttagataTTATGGTAGTAAAAAACTTACGACATTCTCTTGAAAATCAATGTTTGAATGTTTCTAATCTTGTCTCACTACGAAAAAATCATGAATTCGCCGTTGCCAATGCAAATAGAAGATCTATATAAGTAAACAATAATTTAGATCATAGTATGCATTATGCAAACTCAAGTGTATCAACCTTtcgtttcagtttttttttgtcattagtTAAATTTGGGGGTGGGGAGAATCGAACTTGAGTGAGGTGGAACTTTTCTTGGCTCTAGTGCCACTGCAACTAGGCCCCCATCCTCAACCTTTCGTTTCAGTTAATGTATGCATGATTGCATCCATCCGGACCATCCCCTCGAGTGCAAGATGAAAACATTGAAAACGGCTTTTTGTCTTACGAGTTATAGAAGAAGTGCTTGTACAGTAAGCACTTTCCCACGTAGACAGATTCCATTTCTGATCGGTCTCTTTTAAAAGTGCTTCACAAAGCAACCTTTCCCATGTTGAGTGGGTCAAGTATCAGTTCAGTACATCAGAAAAATCATGAAAAGTAAAGGTAACCGTGCAGAAAGGAAAGAGCAACACATGATCACTAAGGCCatttccaaccgaagggtctggatggtcgaaaatagcccgaaaatcgTCTTTAATCAAGGACTAGGCCGTGGACTCCATTGGACAAAAAAGGGCCAAATGACCAACTGGCCGACCCCAGGCCTGGCCAGAATTCAAATTGCAACAGCTAGCCgtcatttttgaaatttttttttttacagttcttttttgttctttttttttttacaatttttttaaaattctatttttttcctataacttcctaagccattaaacaacattaaattaaattaagtaacatgaaacaacattaaacaataaaacaacattaaataacattaaacaacataaaaattatacaacataaaaaaaacatttaacaacataaaacttaaacgcctactccatgcttcttttgactcaaagatgtgcaacaagatcttgttgtaCGTACTTGTTTATGGCACGAGAACGTATTATCCTATAGTGCCTCATGTACTTATTTATAGAGATACTATCAGTTCTTGGAATGAAAGGCAAATTAGACCCATCATATGTTTTTGCATGAGCcattcttgacctatttggatacTTTTGGTCGTCATcagactctccatcaatatacccatctcgctcatcctccacaatcatgttgtataatatgatgcaagacatcatgatggagtacAAATTTTCTCAACTCCAACCTTTTACCGGTTCCTTGATGATAttccaccgtgcttgtagaataccaaaagctctctcaacatcttttcggtttgcctcttggtgtaaggtaaaacACTTTTCGGCATCATttttagggtttggaattgcttggacaagtgttgcccactttgggtagatgccatttgccaagtaataccccatattgtacGAACGAtcgttgatgtagtagtcaagttgaggtgaTTTACCTTCTGTCAGGTTATTGAAGAGGGGTGAacgcccaagaactgtaatgtcattttgggatccagggactccaaagaaagcatgtcagatccatgtgtcatacGAGGCAACCGCATCTAACATAATAACTAGCTTTCTTGACCTTCTGCTAAAGCCGCATCGCCATCTGGTAGGACAGTTCTTCCAATTCCAATGCATGTACTCTAATGACCATATCATGCCAGAAAACCCACGGTCTTCAGCTTTGCGAAGGAGCCGATccagatcttcttgatttggctcgcGGAGGTACTCCTCTTTGTAAAGCTGAATAATTGTGTTATAAAATTCAACAAtagtatcaaggcatgtagactcatACATACCATGGATTTCATCCATCGAATCAACTGGGGAGCCATAGGCCATCATTCGTAATGCAACAGTAACCTTTTAATAAGGTGAGAAACCAGGGTGGCCTGCTCTGTTAAGCTTTTGTtgaaagtatggattgacctATTGGACATCATGAAGTAAACGCTCGAAGACATGACACGTCATCccgagttggggttgaagtagttgttcatcagattggcatgcgTCATCGCTCTGTTTCTTAgtttgtaagagcgaccagcAACAGAATCATCCCATTGAGGTTGTCGCAGCCATGGCTGCCACATATTGTGTGTTGCgccatgcttcatctttttcatcagactcctcatcttctcgtctcatcTACGcctatttttcttccaatttggaattggatgatgACCCCTAGTTGGAATTCGAAGAGGATCCAAATTTGGAATTCATtgtaaacttgaattgaaagagattgaattcaaaggtgtgtgaattatagcccaatatccatcctatttatagcaaaaaataaataaaaatcaaatccaatggctagctgacatcaactagccgttagatttgaattagaattttttcggccaatttttttttttaaaaaatattaaaaaatattcttTATTTTCcctataaatttaagttgttatagtttttaaatttaatttgtagtttttaaatttaagttgtagtttgtaaatataagttgttgtagtttttaaatataagttgttgtagtttttaaatttaagttgtagtttttaaatttaaataataaattatgtttggccctttggccctcggttggagatgattttttgtgacagggttaAAACGAGCCTTATGACTCTTTGGCCTTCGGTTGAAGATGATAAGAAATATGGCTttgcactgttcattaaaatatttaatttcttggagggccagaaggctaaaacgagccatttggccctccttcgattggagatggtctaataaTCTTTCATTGAATATTGTACATCTTTAGTCATACTCATCAGCTCTTAAGGCCATCTCAAATCGAAGGATGGccagatgactcgttttagccctatagccctccaagaaattaatattttaataaatagtgcCAGACCATATtttttaccatctccaaccgaggggccAGAGGGCCATAGGCTAAACATAGCCCCGTGacaaaaaaatcatctccaaccgaggc
The nucleotide sequence above comes from Malus sylvestris chromosome 16, drMalSylv7.2, whole genome shotgun sequence. Encoded proteins:
- the LOC126609150 gene encoding uncharacterized protein LOC126609150; this translates as MAYGSPVDSMDEIHGMYESTCLDTIVEFYNTIIQLYKEEYLREPNQEDLDRLLRKAEDRGFSGMIWSLEYMHWNWKNCPTRWRCGFSRRSRKLVIMLDAVASYDTWI
- the LOC126606254 gene encoding probable serine/threonine-protein kinase WNK9 — protein: MNSVTASEEDFSEFVEVDPTGRYGRYNEVLGKGASKTVYRAFDEYEGIEVAWNQVKLYDFQRNPEDLERLYCEIHLLKTLKHSNIMKFYSSWVDTANRNINFVTEMFTSGTLRQYRLKHKRVNIRAVKHWCKQILKGLLYLHSHDPPVIHRDLKCDNIFINGNQGEVKIGDLGLAAVLRKSHADRCVGTPEFMAPEVYEEEYNELVDIYSLGMCILEMVTFEYPYSECTHPAQIYKKVITGKKPEALFKVKDPEVRRFVEKCLVTVSRRLSARELLRDPFLQVDEYGYDLRPIEYQGDMYVIGPLLRQPHSALHQSNSSFSNGYGNYLGYETENDLDYNPVDYRLSEIDLLACQEDEHLGDVDLTIKGRRREDDGIFLRLRIADNEGRIRNIYFPFDTENDTAFSVAREMVSELDITYQDVTKIAEMIDGEIASLVPEWIGGRGMEEIPHCSNASFCQNCASYGSILDYASSDIPGVNHLQVLQCSKHASAAVHGRFEEITYQVEGSEQSLTEGAPRTSNHSDGLHYADIWAQREGPELSSQGSGDSRDIQCDENHETLDATNFGKEERIIAMDNQSSSKSRNSISEKLSATNDPLDDYENELRQELRWLKATYQMQLREIRDQQLGAKPKASSLSPNSDHSEHRETNGASMSLASPQRTKENKKPSLKPFCSAKHFTYFPVDAEKKHLANPGAQNHEAFDGAYSPEQIVTAKSFYASALLPHSLHRATSLPVDAIDV